The following proteins come from a genomic window of Liolophura sinensis isolate JHLJ2023 chromosome 13, CUHK_Ljap_v2, whole genome shotgun sequence:
- the LOC135480965 gene encoding transmembrane channel-like protein 3, protein MSTKRRSVRGKETRFGKHSIRRHSIRRPSVVSFDGQDGGEDEDFMQIYNEEEEVSSEEEIFENIKLQKEIIENIRTQPWRIRKKLQVLRLAKDYVEKYEGRLSRSHGYQEKGAKAIRRIKREFLNFIAIFIPWEMRVKKIESHYGSVVASYFVFLRWLVWINIWLTLLPIGFIMIPEVIAGKPYGSTNRKTIPKDVEAEAYNLKTIWDAEGVVQYSIMLYGYYGNEETIGAGYRLPLAYFLTGIGSFAFSFIMVLRQMATNARMSRLSSKDEQFTFAWKMFTSWDFMIGQAETANQKFASVATTFRESILEEKEKTKDENKKLIIFLRVVANILVCISLGLSTWAIQTCVQLSREVDIKKRREQYQPSFWEENQVTVIMTTITTLFPSLFDLIALMEKYHPRVNLRWQLGRIFVLNLLSIYTLFIALFWKRQDLTTEIERQLLNSTTTEWRNVTVPCPTEKTTSATSGVTEVGVSAAVLLGDTLFGNFSNISLAQNCTRLELHNVTLEIDSDLCWETSIGQEVLKLTILDLVFTAGNVIVVDFLRGLCVRYTNVCCCWDLEKQFPEYGEFKTAENILHLINNQGMIWLGTFFCPGLPLINLLKLLMLLYMRNWAVMVCNVPQDRIFRASRSNNFYFAMLLVMLFLCTLPVAFAMVLMKPSPSCGPFSGMDFMMDVITTTMDKELPDVVNTVLDYVASPAVIIPLFLLLSLGIYYLIALSRALREANNDLKMQLEYERTDGRKKVYAMAAVKDGDGSSANAVKGFGDKSNGGKGGRSGKRMAGAATRMSRMLSSTNPPPVAVVRGKPSYPRRVPPSVAPRPRRPLPGNPQGTRQSLQNVTSRLLQNRDENAVESRGRRNLRNLAMIARNSATSDQWESTLSRNDNRQSSRTEETSRVPQTKDRSRGQAQANVRNGRQRQQKQQQQQQQRRHRSRNATNAQPGFDASGRRFAGEFIEEDDAAPEDEFSRYTSEDLQQSERLLRDGRSVDSGIHIENNITDEGYEVQRQSSSGQRRRQYLSVGDEDDFDSEEEEEDERNESESESETDETQLENEQAATSGTNVTFVDETKRRVNIPGPTETEGNSGVNMSDPSFHTNAVYEEDFDSDDLDETPEGILSASGHLIPRIRVTDFSDGAAQESNGIAPEGGSDEPTRNLDMTESDGRTGNDELTENDAPEGVIDEEDTVEQPPPVKPKPTNWRSRQRTVEQSEEEELDLGPPIGPPSHQPPRTGLFKAMNVFKRAARTQNRSRDMPIV, encoded by the exons ATGAGTACGAAGCGCCGCTCCGTCCGGGGCAAGGAAACCCGCTTCGGGAAACATTCTATCCGGCGCCATTCCATCCGGAGACCTTCTGTGGTCTCCTTTGACGGACAAGACGGAGG GGAAGATGAAGATTTCATGCAAATATATAATGAAGAAGAAGAGGTGTCTTCGGAGGaggaaatttttgaaaacattaaacTTCAGAAAGAAATCATTGAAAATATCCGAACTCAACCTTGGCGAATACGAAAAAAATTACAGGTTCTAcg CCTGGCAAAGGACTACGTGGAAAAATATGAAGGTCGTCTTTCAAGAAGTCACGGGTATCAAGAGAAAGGTGCAAAG GCAATTCGACGTATAAAACGAGAGTTCCTGAACTTCATTGCCATCTTTATTCCATGGGAAATGCGGGTAAAAAAGATCGAAA GTCATTACGGTTCTGTGGTAGCCTCGTACTTTGTCTTCCTGCGCTGGCTGGTATGGATTAACATATGGCTGACGTTACTTCCCATTGGTTTCATCATGATACCAGAG GTTATTGCTGGTAAGCCGTATGGAAGCACAAACCGGAAGACGATACCGAAGGACGTCGAGGCAGAAGCTTATAATTTGAAAACTATATGGGATGCGGAG GGCGTGGTTCAGTATTCGATTATGTTATATGGTTACTATGGAAATGAGGAAACAATTGGAGCTGGATATCGATTACCACTGGCCTATTTCTTGACAGGGATTGGATCATTTGCATTCAGCTTTATTATGGTCTTACGACA AATGGCTACGAATGCTCGCATGAGTCGGTTATCATCAAAAGACGAACAGTTTACTTTTGCATGGAAAATGTTTACGTCGTGGGATTTTATGATTGGTCAAGCAGAAACAGCCAATCAAAAATTCGCTTCTGTGGCAACAACGTTTCGG GAATCGATCTTAGAAGAGAAGGAGAAAACCAAGGATGAAAACAA AAAACTGATCATCTTTCTGAGAGTTGTGGCGAACATCCTGGTCTGTATATCTCTGGGGTTGAGCACGTGGGCTATCCAGACGTGTGTGCAATTGTCGCGTGAGGTGGATATCAAAAAAAGGCGAGAGCAGTACCAACCTTCATTCTGGGAAGaaaatcag GTGACAGTTATCATGACAACGATAACAACTCTTTTCCCATCATTGTTTGACCTCATCGCACTTATGGAAAAGTATCACCCTCGAGTCAACCTTCGATGGCAGCTCGGAAG AATATTTGTGCTGAACCTACTGAGCATCTACACTTTGTTCATCGCTCTTTTCTGGAAGCGGCAGGATCTG ACAACGGAAATAGAACGTCAGCTTCTGAACTCCACCACAACGGAATGGAGGAATGTAACCGTTCCTTGTCCAACGGAAAAGACGACATCTGCCACTTCGGGAGTAACGGAAGTTGGAGTTAGTGCAGCTGTACTGTTGGGAGATACCTTGTTTGGGAATTTTTCAAACATAAGCCTCGCTCAGAACTGCACGCGACTAGAGTTACATAATGTGACTTTGGAAATTGATTCAGACCTCTGCTGGGAGACAAGCATCGGCCAA GAAGTGTTGAAATTGACCATCTTGGACCTCGTGTTCACGGCCGGGAACGTCATCGTGGTCGACTTCCTGCGTGGTCTGTGTGTCAGGTACACGAACGTCTGCTGCTGCTGGGATCTCGAGAAACAGTTT CCTGAATACGGAGAGTTCAAAACAGCCGAGAACATCCTCCATTTGATCAACAATCAAGGCATGATCTG GCTTGGGACATTCTTTTGTCCTGGACTACCTCTGATTAACCTGTTAAagctgttgatgttgttgtacaTGAGAAACTGGGCTGTGATGGTGTGTAATGTCCCTCAGGATCGCATCTTCAGAGCCTCCAGGTCAAACAACTTCTATTTTGCTATGCTTCTAGTCATGCTATTCCTGTGTACATTGCCAGTGGCGTTTGCGATGGTGTTGATGAAACCATCACCCAGCTGTGGCCCCTTCAG TGGGATGGATTTTATGATGGACGTAATCACCACGACGATGGACAAAGAGCTACCGGATGTAGTGAACACTGTCTTGGATTACGTTGCTTCTCCAGCCGTCATAATACCACTCTTCCTTCTTCTCTC acTGGGTATATACTATTTAATTGCCCTAAGTCGAGCTTTGAGGGAGGCGAATAACGACCTCAAGATGCAGCTGGAATAC GAACGTACAGACGGCAGGAAGAAGGTGTACGCTATGGCAG ctgtcAAAGATGGTGATGGAAGCAGCGCCAATGCAGTGAAAGGTTTTGGTGACAAATCCAATGGCGGTAAAGGTGGTCGATCTGGGAAAAGAATGGCAGGGGCCG CTACACGTATGTCTAGAATGTTATCGTCTACTAACCCACCACCAGTGGCCGTCGTCAGGGGAAAACCATCTTATCCAAGGAG GGTCCCACCGTCTGTGGCCCCCAGACCAAGACGCCCTCTACCAGGAAATCCACAAGGCACTCGTCAAAGTCTGCAAAACGTGACTTCGAGACTTCTTCAAAATCGTGACGAAAATGCCGTCGAGTCACGTGGTAGACGGAACCTGCGCAATTTGGCAATGATCGCAAGGAACAGCGCCACCAGTGATCAGTGGGAGTCAACTCTGTCAAGGAACGACAACCGACAGTCATCCCGAACAGAAGAAACCAGCCGGGTCCCTCAAACGAAAGACCGATCCAGAGGTCAAGCCCAAGCGAATGTCAGGAACGGACGACAAAGGCAACAAAaacagcagcagcaacaacaacaacgcagaCATCGTTCGAGAAACGCCACAAACGCTCAGCCAGGTTTTGACGCCAGCGGACGTCGCTTTGCCGGTGAGTTTATCGAAGAGGATGACGCAGCGCCTGAGGATGAGTTTTCACGGTATACTAGCGAGGACCTCCAGCAGTCAGAGCGGCTGTTGAGAGACGGGCGGAGCGTTGATTCGGGTATACACATAGAGAACAACATCACTGACGAAGGATACGAAGTCCAACGTCAGTCGTCGTCAGGACAAAGGCGACGTCAGTACTTATCCGTGGGTGACGAAGACGACTTTGACAGCGAGGAAGAGGAAGAAGACGAAAGAAACGAAAgcgaaagtgaaagtgaaacggATGAAACCCAACTGGAGAATGAACAAGCCGCCACCAGTGGTACTAATGTCACATTTGTGGATGAGACTAAACGCCGTGTTAACATTCCGGGGCCCACTGAAACCGAAGGAAACTCTGGAGTGAATATGTCCGATCCGAGCTTCCATACAAACGCTGTTTACGAGGAGGACTTTGACAGCGATGATCTAGACGAAACTCCCGAAGGAATCCTGTCTGCGAGTGGTCATCTTATCCCGAGAATCAGAGTGACGGATTTCAGCGATGGTGCGGCTCAAGAGAGCAACGGGATTGCACCCGAGGGAGGAAGTGACGAACCAACCAGAAATCTCGATATGACAGAAAGTGACGGACGGACAGGAAATGACGAATTGACAGAAAATGACGCCCCAGAGGGTGTCATTGATGAGGAAGATACAGTGGAGCAGCCTCCGCCCGTTAAACCCAAACCGACCAACTGGCGATCCCGACAGAGGACGGTAGAGCAATCCGAGGAGGAGGAGTTGGATCTGGGTCCCCCTATCGGGCCGCCATCTCATCAACCCCCCAGGACTGGCTTGTTCAAGGCTATGAATGTTTTCAAAAGAGCAGCAAG GACCCAGAACCGGTCACGTGACATGCCCATCGTGTGA